The following proteins are co-located in the Ketogulonicigenium robustum genome:
- a CDS encoding FliM/FliN family flagellar motor switch protein encodes MSELAPDHKAMPEGANPALWNVPIEVTIAVGRSRPSVRELLALEENAVLQLDRRIDDPVEIYIGDRLIARGELQESEDEPGQLAVRLTEVASNPGERL; translated from the coding sequence ATGTCCGAATTAGCGCCTGACCACAAAGCGATGCCCGAGGGCGCAAACCCAGCGCTGTGGAATGTACCGATCGAGGTAACCATCGCCGTCGGGCGCAGCCGCCCCTCCGTCCGCGAGCTCCTCGCGCTGGAGGAAAACGCGGTGCTGCAGTTGGATCGCCGCATCGACGACCCCGTGGAAATTTATATCGGCGACCGGCTAATCGCGCGCGGCGAATTGCAAGAATCCGAGGACGAGCCAGGGCAGCTGGCCGTCCGCTTGACCGAGGTCGCCTCCAACCCGGGCGAGCGTCTGTGA
- the fliP gene encoding flagellar type III secretion system pore protein FliP (The bacterial flagellar biogenesis protein FliP forms a type III secretion system (T3SS)-type pore required for flagellar assembly.): MTARSLAAVALAALALSIFGHGAAAQGLSDLSFGEGSVAGRSIQMLVLITLISLVPALAIMFTSFPFMVTVLSILRQGLGTQQSPPNMLIVTLALFLTWYVMAPVFDTAWANGIAPLLEDRLPLDVALTEALAPFRTFMASRIDPSTYETLAALRPDVNAAAPISDAPLSTLVPTFLLSELSRAFQVGFLIFLPFLIIDLVVAAVLMSMGMMMVPPAVVSLPFKLAFFVVADGWSLIASSLVRNYF; encoded by the coding sequence GTGACTGCACGATCCCTTGCAGCTGTCGCCCTCGCAGCGCTAGCGCTGAGCATTTTCGGCCACGGCGCAGCGGCGCAGGGGCTTTCCGACCTTTCGTTTGGCGAGGGGTCGGTGGCAGGGCGATCAATCCAGATGCTGGTGCTGATTACGCTGATCAGCTTGGTCCCCGCCCTAGCAATTATGTTCACCAGCTTTCCGTTTATGGTGACCGTTCTGTCGATTTTGCGGCAAGGTTTGGGCACGCAGCAATCACCGCCAAACATGTTGATCGTGACGCTGGCGCTGTTCCTGACCTGGTACGTCATGGCACCGGTTTTCGACACCGCATGGGCGAATGGCATCGCCCCCCTGTTGGAAGATCGCCTGCCGCTCGACGTCGCGTTGACCGAAGCATTGGCCCCGTTTCGCACGTTCATGGCCAGCCGCATCGACCCGTCGACCTACGAAACATTGGCCGCCCTACGCCCTGATGTGAATGCGGCTGCCCCGATCAGCGATGCACCGCTTTCGACACTTGTGCCGACATTCTTGCTCAGCGAATTGTCGCGCGCGTTTCAGGTGGGCTTTCTGATTTTCCTACCGTTTTTGATTATCGATCTGGTCGTCGCAGCGGTACTGATGTCGATGGGCATGATGATGGTGCCGCCTGCTGTCGTCTCGCTGCCGTTCAAGCTGGCATTTTTCGTCGTTGCCGATGGCTGGAGCCTGATCGCCAGCAGCCTGGTGCGGAACTACTTCTGA
- a CDS encoding flagellar basal body P-ring protein FlgI, with the protein MRAFLMAACAAMALFAGQAEAAPARLKDLVEFDGVRGNDLVGYGLVVGLNGTGDGIRNSPFTEEIMANVLERLGVNITGEQFRPRNVAAVLVTSRLPPFARSGSPVDVTVSAIGDASSLLGGTLVMTPLNAADGEIYAVAQGTVIAGGFSAEAQAARVTQGVPTAGVIPSGATVEREVDFDFRTLSNIRLALRTPDFTTAERIETAVNREFGRGVAVMQDSGTVLVNVSATRASSPAHAMSRIENILVEPEIRARVVVDQRSGTIVIGEDVRISRVAVSQGGLTVRVEENPMVVQPNPFSDGATVIVPQSTAALSVDSGTGGMAEVNTGTSLSELVTGLNALGVAPHDMIDILKSIKAAGALHAEFIVH; encoded by the coding sequence ATGCGCGCATTTCTGATGGCGGCTTGTGCTGCCATGGCGTTGTTCGCGGGGCAGGCAGAAGCCGCCCCGGCAAGGCTGAAAGATCTGGTGGAATTCGACGGCGTTCGTGGTAACGACTTAGTTGGCTACGGACTGGTCGTTGGCCTGAACGGCACCGGCGACGGCATCCGAAACTCACCCTTCACCGAAGAAATCATGGCGAATGTGCTGGAGCGCTTGGGCGTGAACATAACGGGCGAACAATTTCGCCCACGCAACGTGGCGGCGGTGCTGGTCACGTCGCGATTGCCCCCCTTCGCGCGGTCGGGCAGCCCTGTGGATGTGACTGTCTCGGCTATCGGCGACGCGTCCAGCCTGCTTGGTGGCACGCTGGTTATGACGCCGCTGAACGCTGCCGATGGTGAAATATACGCCGTTGCTCAAGGTACTGTAATTGCAGGGGGATTTTCGGCAGAAGCCCAGGCAGCCCGCGTGACCCAAGGTGTGCCAACGGCTGGCGTCATCCCATCAGGCGCAACGGTCGAGCGCGAGGTCGATTTTGACTTCAGGACCCTTAGCAATATCCGACTAGCGCTGCGCACCCCCGATTTTACCACGGCCGAGCGGATAGAGACCGCCGTGAACCGCGAATTCGGGCGTGGTGTGGCCGTGATGCAGGATTCGGGTACTGTCCTTGTGAACGTTTCGGCAACACGGGCGTCCTCGCCCGCCCATGCGATGAGCCGTATTGAAAACATTTTGGTCGAACCCGAAATTCGCGCACGAGTCGTCGTCGATCAACGCTCGGGCACGATTGTGATCGGCGAAGATGTACGCATCAGCCGCGTGGCTGTATCGCAGGGCGGGTTGACAGTGCGGGTCGAGGAAAACCCGATGGTTGTGCAGCCGAACCCATTTTCGGATGGCGCAACGGTGATTGTACCGCAAAGCACCGCAGCCCTGTCGGTGGATAGCGGCACGGGCGGAATGGCCGAGGTGAATACAGGCACATCGCTGTCTGAATTGGTGACGGGCCTGAACGCGCTGGGCGTTGCGCCCCACGATATGATCGACATCCTGAAAAGCATCAAAGCGGCCGGTGCGCTGCATGCCGAATTTATAGTGCATTAG
- a CDS encoding flagellin, giving the protein MAFTPLSDLGRHFANRQANLQIREKLETLTAEVASGEASDMSAHLGVQTGQFAAIKHRLSMIESYTKSASLLATQLTAMQSALENIDTQRGNISAQLISVSSQATQVELSAATEAARNGFAQVVASLNTQSAGVSLFAGASTDGPAVSDGDDILAALEGYVAGAVTVADAKQRIADWFDASFPAAGAGGVGYHGAPGENMTRQIDADLTVTISVRADDPVLVGLMRDLATAAISDKLGFSNTAQAQLVHAAGEGLITQASGLSAARARLGLAEQTVAQTQAKLAVEKTSLATTRNDMAQIDTFEASTALQAVSDQLELHYTLTARLASLSLTNYLR; this is encoded by the coding sequence ATGGCTTTCACGCCGCTCAGCGACCTTGGCCGTCATTTTGCAAACCGACAGGCCAATTTGCAGATTCGTGAAAAACTGGAGACGCTGACGGCCGAGGTTGCCTCGGGCGAAGCCAGCGATATGTCGGCGCATCTTGGGGTGCAAACAGGCCAGTTCGCTGCGATCAAGCACCGGCTTTCGATGATTGAAAGCTATACCAAATCGGCCAGTTTGCTGGCAACGCAACTGACGGCGATGCAAAGTGCTCTCGAAAACATTGATACGCAGCGCGGTAACATCAGCGCGCAACTGATTTCGGTCAGCAGCCAAGCCACGCAGGTCGAGCTCAGCGCCGCGACCGAGGCCGCGCGGAACGGCTTTGCGCAGGTTGTCGCGTCGTTGAACACTCAATCGGCGGGGGTCTCGCTGTTCGCGGGCGCGTCGACGGATGGTCCCGCAGTGTCGGATGGAGACGATATTCTGGCGGCGCTGGAAGGGTATGTTGCTGGCGCCGTTACGGTCGCTGACGCAAAGCAGCGCATCGCCGATTGGTTCGACGCGTCGTTCCCTGCGGCAGGTGCGGGCGGTGTCGGTTATCATGGGGCGCCGGGCGAAAACATGACGCGGCAGATCGATGCAGACCTGACGGTCACAATCTCGGTGCGCGCCGATGACCCGGTGCTGGTGGGGCTGATGCGCGATTTGGCGACGGCCGCGATTTCCGACAAGTTGGGCTTTTCCAATACCGCGCAGGCGCAACTGGTACATGCTGCGGGCGAGGGATTGATTACGCAAGCAAGCGGCCTCAGCGCCGCCCGCGCGCGTTTGGGTCTGGCCGAGCAGACAGTTGCGCAAACGCAGGCCAAGTTGGCCGTGGAAAAAACCAGCCTTGCAACAACGCGCAACGATATGGCGCAGATCGACACGTTCGAGGCCTCGACTGCGCTGCAGGCGGTCTCGGACCAGTTGGAACTGCACTACACCCTGACGGCGCGGCTGGCGTCGCTGAGCCTGACCAATTATTTGAGGTAG
- the flgK gene encoding flagellar hook-associated protein FlgK has translation MSLSYSLGNALSGLAAVSRQTEVISSNVSNALTVGYARRDVALSANSIGGRGAGVSIDGVSRAVNAAITADRRNALTRMDGSTVLAQGLARLEVALGAPTDVGSIAGRITAFEQALVTAASDPTSQAGLDAAAYALSDIVKTLNDNAAKVQTMRAEADADIAGQVDSLNTALQQVATLNKQITRALTSGADAAGLMDQRAMVIDSIAAIIPVSEVARDNGVVALMAPGGVMLVENSAATFGFTHSPTITADMSLQNGLLSGLTVDGRPLAADGGVGKLAGGTLGAVFALRDDVLTSAQAGLDDVAADLALRFQNAANDPTIGASGPLLGLLTDSGAAVNPADTVGLASRLRMNSLIDPGAGGDATLLRDGLYTMGGTSSGSSVQLARWSAALSASQTLPSGTLAKSAASSAAHVLNDVSAARVSADNDVSFTSALHSSLFSAEAVSGVDSDQEMQKLLLIETAYAANAKVIQAVDGMLKTLLEI, from the coding sequence ATGAGCCTGTCCTACTCTCTTGGTAACGCGCTGTCGGGGCTGGCTGCGGTTTCGCGCCAGACCGAGGTGATCTCGTCCAACGTATCGAACGCATTGACCGTGGGATACGCGCGCCGCGATGTCGCGCTTTCGGCCAATTCCATCGGGGGGCGCGGGGCGGGCGTGTCTATCGACGGCGTCAGCCGTGCGGTAAACGCGGCTATCACGGCGGACCGGCGCAATGCGCTGACGCGAATGGACGGCTCAACCGTGCTAGCCCAAGGTCTGGCACGGCTGGAGGTTGCGCTAGGTGCGCCGACGGATGTGGGGTCGATCGCAGGGCGTATCACCGCGTTCGAACAGGCGCTTGTCACGGCGGCATCCGACCCCACCTCGCAGGCGGGGCTGGATGCGGCGGCCTATGCGCTGAGCGATATCGTCAAGACGCTGAACGACAACGCCGCAAAAGTGCAGACCATGCGCGCCGAGGCGGACGCCGACATCGCCGGCCAAGTCGACAGCCTGAACACCGCGCTGCAACAGGTTGCCACGCTAAACAAGCAAATTACCCGCGCCCTGACATCGGGTGCCGATGCGGCCGGTCTGATGGACCAGCGCGCGATGGTGATCGATAGCATCGCCGCGATCATTCCAGTGTCCGAGGTGGCACGCGACAACGGTGTCGTCGCCCTGATGGCCCCCGGCGGGGTCATGCTGGTTGAAAACAGCGCCGCGACATTCGGCTTTACGCACTCACCAACGATCACCGCGGATATGAGCTTGCAAAACGGGTTGCTGTCGGGCCTGACCGTCGATGGCCGACCACTGGCGGCAGATGGCGGTGTCGGCAAATTGGCGGGAGGAACGCTGGGGGCGGTATTTGCGCTGCGCGATGACGTGCTGACTTCAGCACAGGCCGGCCTTGACGATGTTGCCGCGGATTTGGCGCTGCGGTTTCAAAATGCGGCCAATGACCCGACCATCGGCGCATCCGGCCCGCTTCTCGGGCTATTGACAGACAGCGGCGCTGCCGTGAACCCTGCGGATACCGTCGGCCTTGCATCGCGCTTGCGAATGAACAGCCTGATCGATCCCGGTGCAGGGGGCGATGCAACCTTGCTGCGCGATGGGCTTTATACAATGGGCGGGACGTCGTCCGGTTCCTCGGTGCAGCTTGCACGCTGGTCAGCCGCCCTAAGCGCCAGTCAAACGCTGCCTTCGGGAACGCTAGCTAAAAGCGCCGCGTCTTCGGCCGCGCATGTGCTGAATGATGTCAGTGCCGCCCGTGTCAGTGCTGACAATGACGTCAGTTTCACCAGCGCGCTTCACAGCAGCCTCTTTTCTGCCGAGGCGGTAAGCGGGGTCGATAGCGATCAGGAAATGCAAAAACTGCTGCTGATCGAGACTGCATATGCGGCCAATGCCAAGGTGATCCAAGCGGTCGATGGCATGCTGAAAACCTTGTTGGAGATTTGA
- a CDS encoding flagellar hook protein FlgE, with amino-acid sequence MSISSSMNAGVAGLSANANKLATISDNIANSSTNGYKRAQTEFYAMVIGTSSSKYTAGGVRTSATRVIDERGPLASTTNATDLAISGRGFLPITTLSAVEAGGALPFQMTTTGSFTTNSDGYLTTSSGYALLGWPADSTGSIGTQSRDTTSGLQPVRVLTNQVVGSPTTALTLAANLPATSTEAGATGDVETQVIEYYDNLGKTKTLTVNYVPTVPAAGESNTWTVEIYDDAQGGALVGTYELEFDDSRTGGGRLLSVTTGAGDPYDPATGLLSVDVASGPLSINIGKPGQPDGMTQLSDGFAPVAVTRDGAPSGTLTGVEVDAGGNLYGTYSNGLTRLLYQIPVVDVPNVNGLQSLGSQAYAVSQDSGAFFLWDAGTGPTGEMLGYTSEGSAVDVATELTQMIQTQRAYSSNAKVIQTVDEMLQETTNLKR; translated from the coding sequence ATGTCTATCTCCTCCTCGATGAATGCCGGTGTTGCGGGCCTGTCCGCCAACGCGAACAAATTGGCGACGATTTCCGACAATATCGCGAACTCGTCGACCAACGGGTACAAGCGCGCGCAGACGGAATTCTATGCGATGGTGATCGGCACCAGCAGCAGCAAGTACACGGCGGGCGGGGTGCGCACATCGGCCACGCGAGTGATCGACGAACGCGGCCCGCTGGCGTCGACGACCAACGCGACCGACCTTGCCATCAGCGGCCGCGGGTTTTTGCCCATCACCACGCTATCGGCTGTCGAGGCAGGCGGTGCCCTGCCATTCCAAATGACCACCACCGGATCGTTCACCACGAACTCGGACGGCTACCTGACGACATCCAGCGGCTACGCGCTTTTGGGGTGGCCCGCCGACAGCACGGGGTCGATTGGCACGCAATCGCGCGATACTACATCGGGCCTGCAGCCAGTGCGCGTGTTGACGAACCAGGTCGTCGGCTCGCCCACGACCGCGCTGACCTTGGCCGCCAACCTGCCCGCAACATCGACCGAGGCGGGCGCGACGGGTGATGTCGAAACGCAGGTGATCGAGTATTATGACAACTTGGGCAAAACCAAGACGCTGACCGTGAACTATGTCCCGACCGTCCCTGCGGCGGGCGAATCCAATACGTGGACGGTCGAGATTTACGACGACGCGCAAGGCGGCGCGCTGGTGGGCACTTACGAGCTGGAATTTGACGATTCGCGCACAGGCGGCGGCCGCTTGCTGTCGGTGACCACTGGTGCAGGCGACCCCTATGATCCGGCGACGGGGCTGCTGTCGGTTGATGTTGCGTCGGGGCCCTTGTCCATCAACATCGGCAAGCCCGGACAGCCCGATGGAATGACACAGTTGTCGGACGGCTTTGCGCCGGTGGCTGTAACGCGCGATGGCGCACCTTCGGGCACGCTCACGGGGGTCGAGGTTGATGCAGGCGGCAATCTGTATGGCACCTACAGCAACGGGCTGACGCGGCTGCTGTACCAAATTCCCGTTGTCGATGTGCCCAATGTGAACGGGCTGCAAAGCCTTGGCAGTCAGGCTTATGCGGTTAGCCAAGACAGCGGCGCGTTCTTCCTTTGGGATGCAGGCACCGGCCCTACCGGCGAGATGCTGGGCTACACCAGCGAGGGATCGGCCGTCGATGTCGCGACCGAGCTGACCCAGATGATCCAAACCCAGCGCGCCTATTCGTCGAATGCCAAGGTCATCCAGACCGTCGACGAAATGCTGCAGGAAACCACCAACCTCAAGCGATAA
- a CDS encoding flagellar motor protein MotB codes for MANQGNMRVVVRRRKVAAGRSHHGGAWKVAYADFVTAMMAFFLLMWIINSVTEEQRNGIANFFASGTPVASVSGGADGMFGGRDSQSREVGPAMGSGMDYIAGRATPQRGAMSAAQNASEVLALEEIARVLAGQGGESVEDDSIRRHIITRMTDEGLVIEVFAQPGAPIFQGDTAIPTPMTVAIIQMIARVAAQVQNGISVAAHLPSRPVVLQDNPVWRLSGARADAVRAALEAAGTPPARLRRVTGHADRSPVTSDPTALRNDRVEITILRNGR; via the coding sequence ATGGCAAATCAGGGCAATATGCGCGTCGTGGTGCGCCGCAGGAAAGTGGCCGCGGGGCGCAGTCACCATGGCGGCGCGTGGAAGGTCGCCTACGCCGATTTCGTCACCGCTATGATGGCGTTCTTCCTGCTGATGTGGATCATCAACTCTGTGACCGAGGAGCAGCGGAACGGCATCGCCAACTTCTTTGCCTCGGGGACGCCTGTGGCCAGCGTCAGCGGCGGTGCAGACGGGATGTTCGGCGGGCGCGACAGCCAAAGCCGCGAGGTTGGCCCCGCGATGGGCAGCGGTATGGATTACATCGCCGGACGTGCGACGCCGCAGCGCGGCGCGATGTCCGCCGCCCAAAACGCATCCGAGGTTCTCGCACTGGAAGAAATCGCCCGTGTACTGGCGGGGCAGGGCGGCGAAAGCGTCGAGGATGATTCCATCCGCCGCCATATCATTACCCGCATGACCGACGAAGGGTTGGTGATCGAGGTTTTCGCGCAGCCCGGTGCGCCGATTTTTCAGGGCGATACCGCAATCCCGACACCGATGACGGTAGCCATTATTCAGATGATCGCGCGCGTCGCCGCGCAAGTGCAGAACGGCATTTCGGTGGCCGCGCATCTCCCCTCGCGGCCCGTTGTTTTGCAGGATAACCCCGTTTGGCGCCTTAGCGGCGCGCGGGCCGACGCGGTGCGCGCCGCGCTGGAAGCCGCTGGCACCCCGCCTGCGCGTTTGCGCCGCGTCACCGGCCACGCCGACCGCAGCCCCGTCACCTCCGACCCCACCGCGCTGCGCAACGACCGCGTCGAAATCACCATCCTGCGCAATGGCCGCTAG